The Cyclobacterium amurskyense genome contains the following window.
AGTTGGTCTGTCTCACAATTCCATATATTTAAATATTTCTTAGAAACAACATTATGTGTTTTCCATTTTGCAAACTTCTCATAAAGCATCAACGTGCAAATGTCCGTTGCAGTAATAAAGTCCCCTGTCTCTGGCAAATGACTGTGCATTGCTCCTTCAACTTCTACACCTTCTTCAACGTTTCCGTATTCAATTGAAATGATATTTTTATGAAGCTGTTTTTTTGTTACGAGTTTGTTTTCTTTATCAAAGGTTAGTAAGTAGTCATTTCCGAAAATTACAACACCATGCTGTTGAGGACCTGTCAATATGTAAACCTTCTTTTCTTCATCATAAATCAGCGGAATTATATTTGGATCTGTGTTTTCATAGAACTTAAAAAGGCCATCTCTGTTTGTTTGCAGTTCTCTCAATGCTATTTCTCTAATTTGATATAGGTCATTTTCTGCCTCTGTAAAAACTCTTTCTGTCAAGTCTGTTTTAGCTTTTGCCACATCATAGCTACTATCAAAAGAAATTGTCCCGATTACTTTAGGCTTTTCTGACTTTGAGAAAAATACACATATAGCAGTGGCATTCTCTGAGTAGGAGAAATATCCGCCAACATTCTCTATGTCTTTATAGTTTTCCAAAAAAACGTCCGTTCCATACCATGACGCCATTTCCGATTTGTAGAGTAGTTTGCCTTCCGCAACTATTGGCTGTGCTTTTTCAGTTGGACTCTTTTGTCCAAAAACACTAATGGTAAAAAGAATCAGAATGATTGTCAATGCTTTTTTCATCTTATTGTAATGTTCTGGTTAGAGCAAACATCTGTATTAAACCCATTCTAGCCTTGAAATTACCTATATACGAACTGTGTATCCCACTCCTTAGCTTATATTTAATTGTCAAATTAAACATTTCGGAGAATGAACCAATAGCTGGAAAGCCATTTTTATTTAATATTGCCCTAACCAATTTAAAATGGCTTGATTGGTTTCTTCCGGAAGTTCTTGCTGAATACAATGCCCACAATCCAGGCTGATCACCTCCACATTAGGCACAAACTCAGGTAAACTATCAAACTTAGGAATCATATCACGCTCGCCATAAATCATAAGTGTGGGATGTTGAATGATTGGATCCACTTCCGCCAACAAGTGCCAATTTCGGTCCAAATTTCTGTACCAGTTTATACTTCCTGTGAAGCCAGAAGCCTCGAAGGCAGATACGAAAACAGCAAGTTCACTGTCGCTCATTATGGGTTCACCGAGTGGTTTTTCTGCTTTTGCAAGGTTAATCATCAACATTCCCGGTTCAGGTGGTATGGAAGGTAGGTTCTTGCGGAATATATTTCGAAGAAACTGAGACGTATTTTCATTCAATACAGCATCTGCAACTCCCGGCTGCCGGTTGAAGTGCACAAAGTAAAAGTCTCCACCAAATATTTCTTCCATGAATTCAATCCATGGTTTTTCTCCCCGCTCTTGATAAGGCAATGCCAGGTTTATTATTTTATTTACCCGCTTAGGATGCAATTGAGCCAATCTCCATACCACATTTGCCCCCCAATCGTGACCGATAAAGGTAGCCTTTTCATATCCATAGTGATCCAAAAGTGCCACAAGGTCTCCCGTTAAATGCTCAATGTCATAATCGGTTACATCAGTAGGACAAGAG
Protein-coding sequences here:
- a CDS encoding alpha/beta fold hydrolase, translating into MINVMNTKFNPAEFSKPTMISVNGIELEVFEAGNQNAGKPIVLCHGFPENAFSWRHQVPALVKAGYHVIVPNQRGYGHSSCPTDVTDYDIEHLTGDLVALLDHYGYEKATFIGHDWGANVVWRLAQLHPKRVNKIINLALPYQERGEKPWIEFMEEIFGGDFYFVHFNRQPGVADAVLNENTSQFLRNIFRKNLPSIPPEPGMLMINLAKAEKPLGEPIMSDSELAVFVSAFEASGFTGSINWYRNLDRNWHLLAEVDPIIQHPTLMIYGERDMIPKFDSLPEFVPNVEVISLDCGHCIQQELPEETNQAILNWLGQY